From a single Okeanomitos corallinicola TIOX110 genomic region:
- the clpS gene encoding ATP-dependent Clp protease adapter ClpS: MSVETIQKPSTTRKLAPRYRVLLHNDDFNSMEYVVQVLMTTVPSITQPQAVSIMMEAHQNGLALVITCALEHAEFYCETLKSHGLSSTIEPDE, encoded by the coding sequence GTGTCAGTAGAAACTATTCAAAAGCCTTCCACAACCCGTAAACTTGCGCCTCGGTATCGCGTGTTACTCCATAATGACGATTTTAACTCTATGGAGTATGTCGTTCAAGTCCTGATGACCACCGTACCCAGTATTACCCAGCCCCAAGCTGTTAGTATTATGATGGAAGCTCATCAGAACGGATTAGCTTTAGTAATTACCTGTGCTTTAGAACACGCTGAATTTTATTGTGAAACTTTAAAAAGTCATGGTTTAAGTAGCACCATTGAACCGGATGAATAG
- a CDS encoding type II CAAX endopeptidase family protein produces the protein MKINLAKLSQSPAPFRVGCFILCLLVLWLPFATPIYLLVDDSNLESILTMVLLYAEFIILLKLWGKQVYQQPKILTNYGLEFSSLNGINFIQGLAIGLISILIVFGLQGLFGWLIWQQPQAFLLKIILEGLLVGFGIGFAEELLFRGWLLDELERDYNLNLAAWINAILFAVAHFIKPLEAIIHTLPQFPALVLLGLTQVWGKRSKKGRLGLPMGLHSGLVWGYYIVNVGELIKYPGVVPDWITGVNNNPLQGIMGILFMGGMAWWMKNKS, from the coding sequence ATGAAAATTAATTTAGCTAAACTTTCTCAAAGTCCCGCCCCTTTTAGGGTGGGTTGTTTTATTTTATGTTTATTAGTATTATGGCTGCCTTTTGCCACACCGATATATTTGTTGGTAGATGATTCTAATTTAGAAAGTATATTGACAATGGTGCTGCTTTATGCAGAGTTTATTATTCTACTCAAATTGTGGGGTAAGCAAGTTTATCAGCAACCCAAAATATTAACTAATTACGGTTTAGAATTTTCTAGTCTTAACGGTATTAATTTTATTCAAGGTTTGGCTATTGGCTTAATTAGTATTTTAATTGTGTTTGGTTTACAGGGTTTATTCGGTTGGTTAATATGGCAACAACCCCAAGCCTTTTTACTAAAGATAATTTTAGAAGGTTTGTTAGTTGGTTTTGGTATTGGGTTTGCAGAAGAATTATTATTTCGTGGTTGGTTATTGGATGAGTTAGAGAGAGACTATAACTTAAATTTAGCAGCTTGGATAAATGCTATTTTATTTGCTGTTGCCCATTTTATTAAACCACTAGAGGCAATTATTCATACTTTACCTCAATTTCCAGCTTTGGTATTATTAGGGTTAACGCAAGTATGGGGGAAACGGAGTAAAAAAGGACGTTTAGGTTTACCTATGGGTTTACATAGTGGTTTAGTCTGGGGTTATTACATTGTTAATGTGGGAGAATTGATAAAGTATCCGGGTGTAGTTCCTGACTGGATAACAGGTGTGAATAATAATCCTTTACAGGGGATAATGGGGATATTATTTATGGGTGGAATGGCTTGGTGGATGAAAAATAAGTCGTAA